The following are encoded together in the Geobacter sulfurreducens PCA genome:
- the rimM gene encoding ribosome maturation factor RimM (Essential for efficient processing of 16S rRNA) encodes MTRSSEPVRQDDLKLLGKIVTTHGIRGQLKVASFSGEFDTILSLETVVLKGKDGRMETFPVARATVHHDRVLLSLTPFTNINEVLHLISAVSYAHRDQFPPLEEGEYYWCDLIGLQVVTAAGTVIGRLDSILPTESHDVYVVRGADREYLIPAVEDVVVQVDLEAGTMTVSPPEGLLDL; translated from the coding sequence ATGACGCGAAGCAGTGAGCCGGTGCGGCAGGATGATCTCAAGCTGCTCGGCAAGATAGTAACAACTCACGGGATTCGGGGGCAACTCAAGGTCGCTTCCTTTTCCGGTGAATTTGATACGATCCTTTCCCTTGAGACGGTCGTGCTCAAGGGAAAGGACGGCAGGATGGAGACATTCCCCGTGGCACGGGCGACCGTGCATCATGACCGGGTGCTCCTTTCGCTTACGCCGTTTACGAATATAAACGAAGTACTTCATCTGATTTCGGCTGTGAGCTACGCCCATCGCGATCAGTTTCCCCCCTTGGAAGAGGGGGAGTATTACTGGTGCGACCTCATAGGTCTCCAGGTTGTGACAGCGGCGGGAACCGTCATCGGCCGGCTCGACTCGATACTCCCCACGGAAAGTCATGATGTCTACGTGGTACGCGGTGCCGACAGGGAATATCTCATCCCGGCCGTAGAGGATGTGGTGGTGCAGGTCGACCTTGAGGCAGGCACCATGACGGTCAGTCCCCCCGAGGGGCTGCTCGATCTATGA
- the trmD gene encoding tRNA (guanosine(37)-N1)-methyltransferase TrmD — translation MKFDILTLFPAMFDGPLTESIIRRAVERGFVDISLHNIRDYATDRHRVVDDAPYGGGDGMVMKVEPLAACIEAVKAERPAARVILTTPRGRRFDHDAARELAGYEELIIVCGRYEGIDERVRDLFVDDEFSIGDFVLTGGELAAMVMIDAVIRFIPGVLGSPGSAEYDSFADGLLEYPQYTRPVEFRGVQVPGVLLSGNHAEISRWRRQKALELTRRVRPDLLHKAELSSSDRDCLAMLEREGEP, via the coding sequence ATGAAATTTGACATATTGACGCTGTTTCCAGCCATGTTCGACGGGCCTCTTACCGAAAGCATCATCCGGCGGGCCGTGGAACGGGGGTTCGTGGATATCAGTCTGCACAATATTCGCGACTACGCAACCGATCGGCACCGGGTCGTTGATGATGCCCCGTACGGCGGCGGTGATGGCATGGTCATGAAAGTCGAGCCTCTTGCCGCCTGCATTGAGGCGGTGAAGGCAGAGCGGCCGGCAGCGCGGGTCATCCTGACCACCCCCCGGGGGCGGCGATTCGACCATGACGCCGCCCGCGAGCTGGCCGGCTACGAAGAGCTCATCATCGTTTGCGGCCGTTATGAAGGAATAGACGAACGGGTGCGCGATCTCTTTGTGGATGACGAATTTTCCATCGGCGATTTCGTCCTCACGGGAGGCGAACTTGCCGCAATGGTCATGATCGACGCGGTGATCCGTTTTATCCCCGGCGTCCTCGGTTCTCCCGGCTCGGCGGAATATGATTCATTCGCTGACGGCCTGCTCGAATATCCTCAGTACACCCGTCCGGTGGAGTTCCGGGGGGTTCAAGTGCCAGGGGTCCTCCTGTCGGGAAACCACGCCGAGATCAGCCGATGGCGGCGCCAGAAAGCTCTTGAGTTGACGAGGCGGGTGCGTCCCGATCTGCTCCACAAAGCGGAACTAAGCAGCAGTGACCGGGACTGTCTGGCGATGCTCGAAAGGGAAGGCGAGCCATGA
- a CDS encoding RNA methyltransferase, translated as MTCGECSRPAVSVALVHYPVYDKNRQVVATAVTNLDIHDISRSARTFGLNHYYLVTPVEGQKELAGRIIRHWREGWGASYNPKRKAALDLVRISNSIEEVLEELGNEYGAPARLVTTGARQHPRSIGYEQMASIMAHDREHPYLIVFGTGWGLTEDFFDRADFVLAPIQGPGEYNHLSVRSAAAIIMDRLFGVR; from the coding sequence ATGACCTGCGGTGAGTGCAGCAGGCCTGCGGTGAGTGTGGCTCTTGTCCACTATCCGGTGTATGACAAGAATCGGCAGGTAGTCGCAACGGCCGTCACCAATCTTGACATCCATGATATTTCCCGCTCTGCCAGGACGTTCGGCCTCAATCATTACTACCTGGTTACCCCCGTCGAGGGCCAGAAGGAGTTGGCCGGGCGGATTATCAGGCATTGGCGGGAAGGATGGGGGGCATCCTATAACCCCAAACGCAAGGCAGCTTTGGACCTCGTGCGGATTTCGAATTCCATTGAAGAGGTCCTGGAAGAACTCGGCAACGAATACGGCGCACCTGCCCGGCTCGTTACCACCGGCGCCCGCCAGCATCCGCGCAGTATCGGGTATGAGCAGATGGCGTCGATAATGGCACATGATCGTGAGCATCCCTATCTCATTGTGTTCGGTACGGGATGGGGGCTTACGGAGGATTTTTTCGACCGGGCGGACTTTGTGCTCGCCCCGATTCAGGGGCCGGGCGAGTATAACCACTTGTCGGTTCGGTCGGCAGCGGCAATCATCATGGACAGGCTGTTCGGGGTGCGATGA
- the rplS gene encoding 50S ribosomal protein L19 gives MNKIDAIELEQMKKNIPPFKPGDTLKVHVKIVEGDKSRIQAFQGVCISRQNGGIRESFTVRKISNNIGVERVFPLHSPTVDAIEVITRGHVRRAKLYYLRKLRGKAARIREKKYVAAQ, from the coding sequence ATGAACAAGATTGATGCAATCGAACTGGAGCAAATGAAAAAGAACATCCCCCCCTTCAAGCCGGGCGATACTCTCAAGGTTCACGTGAAAATCGTGGAAGGCGACAAGAGCCGTATCCAGGCGTTCCAAGGGGTGTGCATCAGCCGACAAAACGGCGGCATCCGTGAGTCGTTCACCGTCCGCAAGATTTCCAACAACATCGGGGTCGAGCGTGTGTTCCCGCTTCACTCGCCCACCGTTGACGCTATTGAAGTGATTACCCGCGGTCATGTCCGCCGGGCAAAGCTCTACTATCTCCGCAAGCTGCGCGGCAAGGCCGCCCGCATCCGCGAAAAGAAGTACGTGGCGGCTCAGTAA
- a CDS encoding ribonuclease HII encodes MSLTLFDHEPQPAVWDFESRAARRGYRTIAGIDEAGRGPLAGPVVAAAVILPFGTDLPGVDDSKKLTPARRDDLFTLIQGTALAIGVGVADHKVIDRINILQATLAAMREAVECLTDPPDYLLVDGISPVPLPVAQQTIKKGDSASISIAAASIIAKVTRDRLMAEYDQLYPGYGFAEHKGYGSASHMAAIAALGPSPIHRTTFRGVREHLGESRCR; translated from the coding sequence GTGTCGTTAACCCTGTTCGATCATGAGCCGCAGCCGGCGGTCTGGGATTTCGAGAGCCGGGCTGCTCGCCGCGGCTATCGCACCATTGCGGGCATTGATGAGGCAGGGCGCGGTCCCCTTGCCGGACCCGTAGTGGCGGCGGCCGTCATCCTTCCCTTCGGCACCGACCTGCCGGGCGTCGACGATTCCAAAAAGCTCACCCCAGCACGACGAGATGACCTGTTTACCCTCATCCAAGGCACCGCCCTTGCTATCGGTGTCGGTGTGGCGGACCACAAGGTCATTGACCGGATCAATATCCTTCAGGCCACTCTCGCAGCCATGCGCGAAGCCGTGGAATGTCTGACCGATCCGCCCGACTACCTTCTGGTGGACGGGATTTCCCCCGTCCCTCTTCCCGTGGCTCAGCAAACCATCAAAAAAGGCGACAGTGCGAGCATTTCCATTGCCGCAGCTTCTATCATTGCCAAGGTCACCCGCGACCGGCTGATGGCGGAGTACGATCAACTCTACCCCGGGTATGGCTTTGCCGAGCACAAGGGGTACGGGAGCGCCTCCCATATGGCAGCTATTGCCGCACTGGGGCCTTCGCCCATTCACCGCACAACCTTCCGCGGGGTCAGGGAGCACCTGGGAGAAAGTCGGTGCCGGTAG
- a CDS encoding YraN family protein — protein MPVGEGSHHNKILGVRGEDLAAAYLERLRYRIIDRNFRCRGGEVDIVARDGKTLVFVEVKTRRTAGYGVPQLAVTPFKQRQISKAALAWLTRKGMLDVNARFDVIAITILSPDAPRIEHITNAFELAY, from the coding sequence GTGCCGGTAGGAGAAGGCAGCCATCATAACAAGATCCTCGGTGTTCGCGGCGAGGACCTGGCCGCAGCCTACCTTGAACGGCTCCGTTACCGTATCATCGACCGGAACTTCCGCTGCAGGGGGGGGGAGGTCGACATCGTAGCCCGTGACGGAAAGACACTTGTGTTCGTCGAGGTCAAAACCAGGAGGACGGCCGGTTACGGCGTCCCCCAGTTGGCGGTCACTCCCTTCAAGCAGCGGCAGATTTCCAAGGCGGCTCTTGCCTGGCTCACCCGCAAGGGCATGTTAGACGTAAACGCCAGGTTCGATGTTATCGCAATAACCATTCTTTCCCCCGACGCCCCCCGCATCGAACATATCACCAACGCTTTCGAGCTTGCCTACTGA
- a CDS encoding nitrilase-related carbon-nitrogen hydrolase, which produces MDFTVALAQIKPKLGCVADNCLMVRQAVERGIDEKADLVVFPELALTGYFLKDLVPDVALRLDAPEINALRELSRHISIAVGLVEVSADYRFFNTSLYLEGGEVRHVHRKVYLPTYGLFDEQRYLARGEHFRAFDSRFGRMGLLICEDMWHLSAPYILAMDGATTVICLSSSPGRGLTEDDSLGSTIAWQKLTSTTAMFFNCRVLYCNRVGYEDGVNFWGGSEVVAPSGAVTSRARILEEDFLVAGVDEGALRRERIFSPMMRDESLLITLSELRRIERERGR; this is translated from the coding sequence GTGGATTTCACTGTTGCACTGGCCCAGATCAAACCGAAACTTGGCTGTGTCGCCGATAACTGCCTCATGGTTCGTCAGGCCGTGGAGCGGGGAATCGACGAGAAGGCCGATCTTGTCGTTTTTCCTGAACTGGCGCTTACGGGCTACTTTCTCAAAGACTTGGTTCCCGATGTAGCACTGCGGCTGGACGCGCCTGAAATCAATGCCCTCCGGGAGCTTTCCCGCCATATTTCCATTGCGGTGGGCCTTGTAGAGGTGTCGGCCGACTATCGTTTTTTCAATACCTCTCTCTATCTTGAAGGGGGAGAGGTGCGCCACGTTCACAGAAAAGTGTACCTGCCCACCTACGGGCTCTTCGATGAGCAGCGTTATCTCGCGCGAGGCGAGCACTTCCGGGCCTTCGACTCCCGCTTCGGCCGGATGGGGCTCCTCATATGCGAGGATATGTGGCATCTTTCCGCTCCCTACATTCTTGCCATGGACGGTGCGACCACGGTGATCTGTCTCTCGAGCAGCCCTGGCCGGGGATTGACCGAGGATGACAGCCTCGGTTCGACCATTGCGTGGCAGAAGCTGACGTCGACGACGGCCATGTTTTTCAATTGCCGTGTTCTCTACTGCAACCGCGTAGGTTATGAAGACGGTGTCAATTTCTGGGGCGGCTCGGAGGTCGTGGCGCCATCGGGCGCAGTAACCAGCCGTGCGCGCATACTGGAGGAGGATTTTCTGGTCGCCGGCGTAGACGAAGGCGCTTTGCGCCGCGAACGGATTTTTTCGCCGATGATGCGGGACGAGAGCCTCTTGATTACCCTGAGCGAATTGCGCCGAATCGAGCGGGAGAGGGGACGCTGA
- a CDS encoding NAD+ synthase produces MGGLMVNAALLRQVLVGFLREEVHKVGVRKAVLGLSGGIDSALVAFLAAEALGPDNVHAIIMPYRTSNPESEAHARLVAEQLGINHEVIEITPMVDAYFTRFPDADNMRRGNKMARERMTILYDHSAALGALVLGTSNKTELLLGYGTLYGDMASALNPIGDIYKTQVWQLSETMGVPRQIIEKKPSADLWAGQTDEQELGFTYREVDELLYCMIDLRMNRLELLARGFVADFIDTVSGKVQNSHFKRRLPVIAKVSNRTIDRDFRYSRDWGK; encoded by the coding sequence ATGGGTGGGCTCATGGTTAATGCTGCGCTGCTGCGTCAAGTGTTGGTTGGCTTCCTGCGGGAAGAAGTCCACAAGGTGGGCGTGCGCAAGGCGGTACTGGGATTATCGGGCGGCATCGACTCCGCTCTGGTCGCATTCCTTGCCGCCGAGGCACTCGGCCCCGACAATGTGCACGCCATCATCATGCCCTACCGGACGAGCAATCCCGAGAGCGAAGCCCATGCCCGCCTTGTCGCCGAGCAGCTGGGGATCAATCATGAGGTGATAGAAATAACGCCCATGGTAGATGCCTACTTCACCCGCTTCCCCGATGCGGACAACATGCGCCGCGGTAACAAAATGGCCCGTGAGCGGATGACAATCCTCTATGACCATTCCGCCGCTCTTGGGGCTCTTGTTCTCGGTACCAGCAACAAGACCGAACTTCTGCTCGGCTATGGAACGCTTTACGGCGATATGGCGAGCGCTCTCAACCCGATCGGCGACATATACAAAACACAGGTCTGGCAGCTCTCCGAGACGATGGGAGTTCCGCGGCAGATTATCGAAAAGAAGCCGTCGGCCGATCTCTGGGCCGGCCAGACCGATGAGCAGGAGCTTGGCTTCACGTATCGTGAGGTTGATGAACTTCTCTACTGCATGATCGATCTCCGCATGAATCGTCTCGAGCTGCTTGCGCGCGGCTTTGTGGCAGATTTTATCGACACGGTGAGTGGCAAGGTGCAGAATTCCCACTTCAAGCGGCGGCTGCCCGTCATCGCCAAGGTCTCCAACCGCACCATCGATCGCGATTTCCGCTATTCACGCGATTGGGGCAAGTGA
- the rsmI gene encoding 16S rRNA (cytidine(1402)-2'-O)-methyltransferase — MPGILYIIATPIGNLEDITYRAVRILGEVDLVAAEDTRHTRKLLSRYGITKPLTSYFDHNKSLKGEYLLTRLHDGQSVALVTDAGTPCISDPGYQLVRDAVSEGILVVPVPGPSAFVAALSAAGLPTDAFVFEGFLPTRGKRRLEKLANLKGEQRVVIFYEAPGRLQAALADMREVLGDRHVVVARELTKIHEEFVRGRVSFVAEHFAAVDVKGEVVILVAPAPAPATPGEGELKDLLRHYLRRSDISFKDAVKRVSVELDISRAQVYEMALKLKNDDESVGFEKR; from the coding sequence GTGCCAGGCATCCTGTACATCATCGCGACTCCCATCGGCAACCTTGAGGATATCACCTACCGGGCAGTCCGTATTCTTGGTGAGGTCGACCTTGTTGCCGCCGAAGATACGCGGCATACTCGCAAGCTTCTTTCTAGGTATGGAATTACCAAGCCTCTCACCTCCTACTTTGACCACAATAAATCGCTGAAAGGCGAATATCTTCTGACTCGGCTGCATGACGGTCAATCCGTTGCTCTGGTAACCGATGCGGGGACTCCGTGTATCTCCGACCCCGGCTACCAACTGGTGCGTGATGCCGTCAGTGAGGGCATCCTCGTCGTACCCGTGCCGGGGCCGTCGGCGTTCGTGGCTGCACTCTCCGCTGCCGGTCTTCCAACCGATGCATTCGTCTTTGAGGGTTTTCTGCCGACGCGGGGGAAAAGGCGGCTCGAAAAGCTTGCCAATCTCAAGGGCGAGCAGCGAGTTGTCATCTTCTATGAGGCTCCGGGGCGTCTTCAGGCTGCGCTGGCCGACATGCGGGAGGTTCTCGGCGATCGTCACGTTGTCGTTGCGCGCGAGTTGACAAAGATTCACGAGGAATTCGTGCGCGGTCGGGTCTCGTTTGTCGCGGAGCATTTTGCCGCTGTCGACGTTAAGGGGGAGGTCGTGATCCTTGTGGCGCCAGCTCCTGCGCCCGCGACTCCTGGCGAAGGCGAACTGAAAGACTTGCTGCGGCACTATCTTCGCCGGAGTGACATCTCATTCAAGGATGCTGTAAAGCGGGTGAGCGTAGAGTTGGATATCTCGCGTGCACAAGTCTACGAAATGGCCCTTAAGCTGAAAAACGACGATGAATCGGTTGGTTTTGAAAAAAGATAA